The Pseudomonas sp. FP198 genomic interval GATCACCGGGGAAATACATCTGCGTGACCAGGCGCGTCAGGATGCTCGGCCCGAACAATGAAAAATGGATATGCGCCGGGCGCCAGGCGTTGTGGTGGTTGCCCCACGGATAGGCGCCGGGCTTGATGGTCTGGAACTGATACCCGCCATCGGCATCGGTCACGGTGCGACCGGTGCCGGTGAAGTTCGGGTCCAGCGGCGCATCGTGGTTGTCACGGTCGTGGTTGTAGCGACCGGCGGCGTTGGCCTGCCAGATCTCGATCAGGATGCCCGGCACCGGCTCGCCGTGCTCATCGAGCACGCGCCCGTGAATGATGATCCGTTCACCCAGCGGCTCACCGGCATGCTGGGCGGTCAGGTCATGGTCCTTCTCCTGAAGACGATCAGCACCTACGGTCGGCCCGGTGATTTCCGACAATGAATGGGGCAGGTACACCAACGGCTTTGACGGCGAGCGCAGGTTGGTGGACTGGTACGGCGGGTGCAGATACTCCGGCTGAGTGCCCGCTTGAGGGCGACGGTAACCAGGCTTGTCAGTCATGCAGCATTCCTCGGTTTCTTATTGGTAGGACGACCCGTCAGACGCGTTCGATAGCCAGTGCCAGGCCTTGGCCGACGCCAACGCACATGGTCGCCAGGCCTTTCTTGCCGCCGGTCTTTTCCAGATGATGCAGCGCTGTCATTACCAGCCGCGCCCCGCTCATGCCCAGTGGATGGCCCAAGGCAATGGCGCCACCGTTCGGATTGACCTGCGGTGCATCGTCCGCCAGCCCAAGCTCGCGCAGCACCGCCAGGCCCTGGCTGGCAAAGGCTTCGTTAAGCTCGATCACGTCAAAATCGGCGACCGCCAGGCCCAGGCGCTCAGTCAGTTTGCGCACCGCCGGCACCGGGCCGATGCCCATCACCCGTGGCGCGACGCCGGCGCTGGCCATGCCCAGCACTCTGGCCCTGGGAGTCAGGCCGTGTTTCTTCACCGCTTCGGCGGACGCGAGGATCAGCGCCGCCGCCCCGTCATTCACGCCCGAGGCGTTGCCGGCGGTCACGGTCTTGTCGGGGCCGTTGACCGGTTTGAGTCGGCCCAAGGTTTCCAACGTGGTGTCGGCGCGTGGATGCTCGTCCTGCTCGACCACGGTTTCGCCCTTTTTGTGGGCGATGCGAACCGGCACGATTTCTTCGGCAAAAAATCCCGCCGCCTGGGCCGCCGCCGCACGCTGCTGGCTGCGCACGGCAAAGGCGTCTTGATCTGCGCGGGACACCGCGTAGTCATCCGCCACGTTATCAGCGGTCTGCGGCATTGCATCAACGCCGTACTGGGCTTTCATCAGCGGGTTGATGAAGCGCCAACCAATGGTCGTGTCCTCCAGCTTCATGTTGCGCGAGAACGCCGCATCGGCCTTGCCCATCACGAACGGCGCGCGGGACATCGATTCGACGCCGCCAGCGATGGCCAGCTCCATTTCGCCGCTGGCAATGGCGCGGAACGCCGTGCCGATGGCGTCCATGCCCGAGGCGCAGAGGCGGTTGACGGTCACGCCGGGGATGCTCTCCGGCAGACCGGCCAGCAACAAGGCCATGCGCGCGACGTTGCGGTTGTCTTCACCGGCCTGGTTGGCGCAGCCGAGGAACACTTCGTCCACCGCGCGCCAGTCCACCGATGGGTTGCGTTCCATCAGCGCCTTGATCGGCACGGCCGCCAGGTCATCGGCACGCACCGCGGAGAGGCTGCCGCCGAACCGGCCGATGGGGGTTCGAATCGCGTCACAGATAAAAACGTCGCGCATTCAGGCTTCTCCTGGAGTCTGGCCGTGGGCCGCAGCGGTACGGGCCTCAAGGGCGCGCAATGCGCGCAACTCGACCTCGGTCGGTTCGGCGGTGGTCTGCACGTGGTCGGCGAAACGGATCGCCCAGCCAGTGGCGGCAATCACTTGCTCGCGGGTCACCCCGGGGTGCAGCGAAGTGACCACGAACTCATGGCTGCCGGCTTCCGGTTCCATGATGCACAGGTCAGTGATGATCCCTACGGGGCCGGCGCCCGGCAGGCCCAGGCGCTTGCGCGAATCACCGCCTTCGCCGTGACCGACCGAGGTGATGAAATCCAGCTTGTCGACAAACGAACGCGCCGATTGCTTGAGGATGATCAACACACTTTTCGCCGAGCCGGCGATTTCCGGCGCGCCACCGGCACCCGGCAAGCGGACTTTCGGCTGATGATAATCGCCGACCACGGTGGTGTTGATGTTGCCGAACCGGTCCACCTGGGCCGCGCCGAGGAAGCCGACGTCGATACGC includes:
- a CDS encoding CoA-transferase subunit beta, which codes for MTYSTNEMMTVAAARRLKNNAVCFVGIGLPSKAANLARLTSSPDVVLIYESGPIGAKPSVLPLSIGDGELAETADTVVPTGEIFRYWLQGGRIDVGFLGAAQVDRFGNINTTVVGDYHQPKVRLPGAGGAPEIAGSAKSVLIILKQSARSFVDKLDFITSVGHGEGGDSRKRLGLPGAGPVGIITDLCIMEPEAGSHEFVVTSLHPGVTREQVIAATGWAIRFADHVQTTAEPTEVELRALRALEARTAAAHGQTPGEA
- the pcaF gene encoding 3-oxoadipyl-CoA thiolase gives rise to the protein MRDVFICDAIRTPIGRFGGSLSAVRADDLAAVPIKALMERNPSVDWRAVDEVFLGCANQAGEDNRNVARMALLLAGLPESIPGVTVNRLCASGMDAIGTAFRAIASGEMELAIAGGVESMSRAPFVMGKADAAFSRNMKLEDTTIGWRFINPLMKAQYGVDAMPQTADNVADDYAVSRADQDAFAVRSQQRAAAAQAAGFFAEEIVPVRIAHKKGETVVEQDEHPRADTTLETLGRLKPVNGPDKTVTAGNASGVNDGAAALILASAEAVKKHGLTPRARVLGMASAGVAPRVMGIGPVPAVRKLTERLGLAVADFDVIELNEAFASQGLAVLRELGLADDAPQVNPNGGAIALGHPLGMSGARLVMTALHHLEKTGGKKGLATMCVGVGQGLALAIERV
- the pcaH gene encoding protocatechuate 3,4-dioxygenase subunit beta, whose product is MTDKPGYRRPQAGTQPEYLHPPYQSTNLRSPSKPLVYLPHSLSEITGPTVGADRLQEKDHDLTAQHAGEPLGERIIIHGRVLDEHGEPVPGILIEIWQANAAGRYNHDRDNHDAPLDPNFTGTGRTVTDADGGYQFQTIKPGAYPWGNHHNAWRPAHIHFSLFGPSILTRLVTQMYFPGDPLLEYDPIYNCVPDTRAKERLIASFDLEKTIPHYALGYRWDIVLRGREATPMEK